The Symphalangus syndactylus isolate Jambi chromosome 16, NHGRI_mSymSyn1-v2.1_pri, whole genome shotgun sequence genome has a window encoding:
- the CCKAR gene encoding cholecystokinin receptor type A, with product MDVVDSLLVNGSNITSPCELGLENETLFCLDQPRPSKEWQPAVQILLYSLIFLLSVLGNTLVITVLIRNKRMRTVTNIFLLSLAVSDLMLCLFCMPFNLIPNLLKDFIFGSAVCKTTTYFMGTSVSVSTFNLVAISLERYGAICKPLQSRVWQTKSHALKVIAATWCLSFTIMTPYPIYSNLVPFTKNNNQTANMCRFLLPNDVMQQSWHTFLLLILFLIPGIVMMVAYGLISLELYQGIKFEASQKKSAKERKPSTTSSGKYEDSDGCYLQKSRPPRKLELRQLSTGGSSRANRIRSSSSAANLMAKKRVIRMLIVIVVLFFLCWMPIFSANAWRAYDTASAERRLSGTPISFILLLSYTSSCVNPIIYCFMNKRFRLGFMATFPCCPNPGPPGARGEVGEEEEGRTTGASLSRFSYSHMSASAPPQ from the exons ATGGATGTGGTTGACAGCCTTCTTGTGAATGGAAGCAACATCACTTCTCCCTGCGAACTCGGGCTCGAAAATGAGACGCTTTTCTGCTTGGATCAACCCCGTCCTTCCAAAG AGTGGCAGCCAGCGGTGCAGATTCTCTTGTACTCCTTGATATTCCTGCTCAGCGTGCTGGGAAACACGCTGGTCATCACCGTGCTGATTCGGAACAAGCGGATGAGGACGGTCACCAacatcttcctcctctccctggcTGTCAGCGACCTCATGCTCTGTCTCTTCTGCATGCCGTTCAACCTCATCCCCAATCTGCTCAAGGATTTCATCTTCGGGAGCGCCGTTTGCAAGACCACCACCTACTTCATGG GCACCTCTGTGAGTGTATCTACCTTTAACCTGGTAGCCATATCTCTAGAGAGATATGGTGCGATTTGCAAACCCTTACAGTCCCGGGTCTGGCAAACAAAATCCCATGCTTTGAAGGTGATTGCTGCTACCTGGTGCCTTTCCTTTACCATCATGACTCCGTATCCCATTTATAGCAACTTGGTGCCTTTTACCAAAAATAACAACCAGACCGCGAATATGTGCCGCTTTCTACTGCCAAATGATGTTATGCAGCAGTCCTG GCACACATTCCTGTTACTCATCCTTTTTCTTATTCCTGGAATTGTGATGATGGTGGCATATGGATTAATCTCTTTGGAACTCTACCAGGGAATAAAATTTGAGGCTAGCCAGAAGAAGTCTGCTAAAG AAAGGAAACCCAGCACCACCAGCAGCGGCAAATATGAGGACAGCGATGGGTGTTACCTGCAGAAGTCCAGGCCCCCGAGGAAGCTGGAGCTCCGGCAGCTGTCCACCGGCGGCAGCAGCAGGGCCAACCGCATCCGGAGCAGCAGCTCCGCGGCCAACCTGATGGCCAAGAAGAGGGTGATCCGCATGCTCATCGTCATCGTGGTCCTCTTCTTCCTGTGCTGGATGCCCATATTCAGCGCCAACGCCTGGCGGGCCTACGACACCGCCTCCGCAGAGCGCCGCCTCTCAGGGACCCCCATTTCCTTCATCCTCCTCCTGTCCTACACCTCCTCCTGCGTCAACCCCATCATCTACTGCTTCATGAACAAACGCTTCCGCCTCGGCTTCATGGCCACCTTCCCCTGCTGCCCCAATCCTGGTCCCCCAGGGGCGAGGggagaggtgggggaggaggaggaaggcaggaCCACAGGAGCCTCCCTGTCCAGGTTCTCGTACAGCCATATGAGTGCCTCGGCGCCACCCCAGTGA